Proteins co-encoded in one Apis mellifera strain DH4 linkage group LG15, Amel_HAv3.1, whole genome shotgun sequence genomic window:
- the LOC411720 gene encoding TGF-beta-activated kinase 1 and MAP3K7-binding protein 1 isoform X2, translating into MNRYTIDMLETAERPNLIPFQDTQYSWTDDLPVCKQSGVGFSTNQIYREDGYRQEEHPFEDRSFHCRYDDSTFLYGVFDGHEGTKVANFAMQRMAAEILLGQLNGKSTDEEVKDVLRQAFIAVERGYFDSIGDLLAERTSLQFDIPDGLNSYETYQKFPHLVDKLNALNCELSAGTSAVVALIYRGRLYVANIGDSRALLCKTDTNQVLRVVQLSVDHDLRNEDELLRLSHLQLDIDSIRQGSRLGNQETTRCLGNYLVKGGYKEFEELASATTEPIIAEPEIHGGIELDESCKFLLLMSRGLYKSLEEVTGIDQVNIKLINFAVQEFQAQSTLTGVAQAVVDKVVRIHHDINMSNLQSTVTTGKRDDITLLVRNFNFPLPHALKSPTNQSVRFNPIVESVPIITMPENDYSSTGITEENSDLSTTETSSTSDIYPDTRSTNKNTRIKSYVNFSEYYENVEKRRQEGTLPKG; encoded by the exons GGCAGAACGCCCTAATTTGATACCTTTTCAGGATACTCAATATAGTTGGACGGATGATTTGCCAGTATGTAAACAATCag GAGTAGGATTTTCTACGAATCAAATTTATCGTGAGGATGGATATCGACAAGAGGAACATCCATTTGAAGATCGTAGCTTTCATTGTCGCTATGATGATTCGACATTTCTTTATGGAGTATTTGATGGTCATGAAGGTACAAAAGTTGCAAATTTTGCTATGCAGCGAATGGCTGCAGAAATTTTACTTGGGCAATTAAATGGTAAATCAACAGATGAAGAAGTTAAAGATGTTCTTAG acaaGCATTTATAGCTGTAGAAAGAGGATATTTTGATTCAATTGGAGATCTTTTGGCTGAACGAACTAGTTTGCAATTTGATATACCTGATGGATTAAATTCCTATGAAacatatcaaaaatttcctCATTTg gttgataaattaaatgcatTGAATTGTGAGTTATCAGCAGGAACTAGTGCAGTTGTAGCTCTTATATATCGCGGAAGATTATATGTTGCAAATATTGGTGATAGTAGAGCTTTATTATGCAAAACAGATACCAATCAAGTGTTAAGAGTTGTACAACTGAGTGTAGATCATGATTTAAGAAATGAAGATGAACTATTAAGATTATCTCATTTGCAATTAGATATTGATTCCATAAGACAAG gatCTCGTCTTGGAAATCAAGAAACTACACGCTGTCTTGGAAATTATCTTGTCAAAGGAGGATATaaagaattcgaagaattaGCATCTGCTACAACAGAACCTATTATTGCTGAACCAGAAATTCATGGTGGAATAGAACTTGATGaatcttgtaaatttttattgcttatGTCTCGTGGCTTATATAAGTCATTAGAAGAAGTGACTGGAATTGAtcaagttaatataaaattaattaactttgcAGTTCAAGAG ttTCAAGCACAATCTACTTTAACAGGAGTTGCTCAAGCTGTTGTAGATAAAGTTGTAAGAATTCATCATGATATTAATATGAGTAACTTACAAAGTACAGTAACTACTGGTAAACGAGATGATATAACTCTTCTtgtacgaaattttaattttccgctCCCTCATGCATTAAAAAGTCCAACTAATCAATCAGTCAGATTTAATCCAATTGTTGAATCTGTTCCAATTATAACAATGCCAGAAAATGACTATTCAAGTACAGGAATTACAGAAGAAAATTCCGATTTATCGACAACTGAAACTTCATCAACATCAGATATATATCCGGATACAAGATCAACAAACAAAAACACTAGGATTAAGtcttatgttaatttttctgaatattatgaaaatgttgaaaaaagacGACAAGAAGGAACATTACCAAaag
- the LOC411720 gene encoding TGF-beta-activated kinase 1 and MAP3K7-binding protein 1 isoform X1 has translation MNRYTIDMLETAERPNLIPFQDTQYSWTDDLPVCKQSGVGFSTNQIYREDGYRQEEHPFEDRSFHCRYDDSTFLYGVFDGHEGTKVANFAMQRMAAEILLGQLNGKSTDEEVKDVLRQAFIAVERGYFDSIGDLLAERTSLQFDIPDGLNSYETYQKFPHLVDKLNALNCELSAGTSAVVALIYRGRLYVANIGDSRALLCKTDTNQVLRVVQLSVDHDLRNEDELLRLSHLQLDIDSIRQGSRLGNQETTRCLGNYLVKGGYKEFEELASATTEPIIAEPEIHGGIELDESCKFLLLMSRGLYKSLEEVTGIDQVNIKLINFAVQEFQAQSTLTGVAQAVVDKVVRIHHDINMSNLQSTVTTGKRDDITLLVRNFNFPLPHALKSPTNQSVRFNPIVESVPIITMPENDYSSTGITEENSDLSTTETSSTSDIYPDTRSTNKNTRIKSYVNFSEYYENVEKRRQEGTLPKEYCTLKLRT, from the exons GGCAGAACGCCCTAATTTGATACCTTTTCAGGATACTCAATATAGTTGGACGGATGATTTGCCAGTATGTAAACAATCag GAGTAGGATTTTCTACGAATCAAATTTATCGTGAGGATGGATATCGACAAGAGGAACATCCATTTGAAGATCGTAGCTTTCATTGTCGCTATGATGATTCGACATTTCTTTATGGAGTATTTGATGGTCATGAAGGTACAAAAGTTGCAAATTTTGCTATGCAGCGAATGGCTGCAGAAATTTTACTTGGGCAATTAAATGGTAAATCAACAGATGAAGAAGTTAAAGATGTTCTTAG acaaGCATTTATAGCTGTAGAAAGAGGATATTTTGATTCAATTGGAGATCTTTTGGCTGAACGAACTAGTTTGCAATTTGATATACCTGATGGATTAAATTCCTATGAAacatatcaaaaatttcctCATTTg gttgataaattaaatgcatTGAATTGTGAGTTATCAGCAGGAACTAGTGCAGTTGTAGCTCTTATATATCGCGGAAGATTATATGTTGCAAATATTGGTGATAGTAGAGCTTTATTATGCAAAACAGATACCAATCAAGTGTTAAGAGTTGTACAACTGAGTGTAGATCATGATTTAAGAAATGAAGATGAACTATTAAGATTATCTCATTTGCAATTAGATATTGATTCCATAAGACAAG gatCTCGTCTTGGAAATCAAGAAACTACACGCTGTCTTGGAAATTATCTTGTCAAAGGAGGATATaaagaattcgaagaattaGCATCTGCTACAACAGAACCTATTATTGCTGAACCAGAAATTCATGGTGGAATAGAACTTGATGaatcttgtaaatttttattgcttatGTCTCGTGGCTTATATAAGTCATTAGAAGAAGTGACTGGAATTGAtcaagttaatataaaattaattaactttgcAGTTCAAGAG ttTCAAGCACAATCTACTTTAACAGGAGTTGCTCAAGCTGTTGTAGATAAAGTTGTAAGAATTCATCATGATATTAATATGAGTAACTTACAAAGTACAGTAACTACTGGTAAACGAGATGATATAACTCTTCTtgtacgaaattttaattttccgctCCCTCATGCATTAAAAAGTCCAACTAATCAATCAGTCAGATTTAATCCAATTGTTGAATCTGTTCCAATTATAACAATGCCAGAAAATGACTATTCAAGTACAGGAATTACAGAAGAAAATTCCGATTTATCGACAACTGAAACTTCATCAACATCAGATATATATCCGGATACAAGATCAACAAACAAAAACACTAGGATTAAGtcttatgttaatttttctgaatattatgaaaatgttgaaaaaagacGACAAGAAGGAACATTACCAAaag
- the LOC411720 gene encoding TGF-beta-activated kinase 1 and MAP3K7-binding protein 1 isoform X3 gives MQRMAAEILLGQLNGKSTDEEVKDVLRQAFIAVERGYFDSIGDLLAERTSLQFDIPDGLNSYETYQKFPHLVDKLNALNCELSAGTSAVVALIYRGRLYVANIGDSRALLCKTDTNQVLRVVQLSVDHDLRNEDELLRLSHLQLDIDSIRQGSRLGNQETTRCLGNYLVKGGYKEFEELASATTEPIIAEPEIHGGIELDESCKFLLLMSRGLYKSLEEVTGIDQVNIKLINFAVQEFQAQSTLTGVAQAVVDKVVRIHHDINMSNLQSTVTTGKRDDITLLVRNFNFPLPHALKSPTNQSVRFNPIVESVPIITMPENDYSSTGITEENSDLSTTETSSTSDIYPDTRSTNKNTRIKSYVNFSEYYENVEKRRQEGTLPKEYCTLKLRT, from the exons ATGCAGCGAATGGCTGCAGAAATTTTACTTGGGCAATTAAATGGTAAATCAACAGATGAAGAAGTTAAAGATGTTCTTAG acaaGCATTTATAGCTGTAGAAAGAGGATATTTTGATTCAATTGGAGATCTTTTGGCTGAACGAACTAGTTTGCAATTTGATATACCTGATGGATTAAATTCCTATGAAacatatcaaaaatttcctCATTTg gttgataaattaaatgcatTGAATTGTGAGTTATCAGCAGGAACTAGTGCAGTTGTAGCTCTTATATATCGCGGAAGATTATATGTTGCAAATATTGGTGATAGTAGAGCTTTATTATGCAAAACAGATACCAATCAAGTGTTAAGAGTTGTACAACTGAGTGTAGATCATGATTTAAGAAATGAAGATGAACTATTAAGATTATCTCATTTGCAATTAGATATTGATTCCATAAGACAAG gatCTCGTCTTGGAAATCAAGAAACTACACGCTGTCTTGGAAATTATCTTGTCAAAGGAGGATATaaagaattcgaagaattaGCATCTGCTACAACAGAACCTATTATTGCTGAACCAGAAATTCATGGTGGAATAGAACTTGATGaatcttgtaaatttttattgcttatGTCTCGTGGCTTATATAAGTCATTAGAAGAAGTGACTGGAATTGAtcaagttaatataaaattaattaactttgcAGTTCAAGAG ttTCAAGCACAATCTACTTTAACAGGAGTTGCTCAAGCTGTTGTAGATAAAGTTGTAAGAATTCATCATGATATTAATATGAGTAACTTACAAAGTACAGTAACTACTGGTAAACGAGATGATATAACTCTTCTtgtacgaaattttaattttccgctCCCTCATGCATTAAAAAGTCCAACTAATCAATCAGTCAGATTTAATCCAATTGTTGAATCTGTTCCAATTATAACAATGCCAGAAAATGACTATTCAAGTACAGGAATTACAGAAGAAAATTCCGATTTATCGACAACTGAAACTTCATCAACATCAGATATATATCCGGATACAAGATCAACAAACAAAAACACTAGGATTAAGtcttatgttaatttttctgaatattatgaaaatgttgaaaaaagacGACAAGAAGGAACATTACCAAaag